Proteins from a single region of Apium graveolens cultivar Ventura chromosome 7, ASM990537v1, whole genome shotgun sequence:
- the LOC141673591 gene encoding uncharacterized protein LOC141673591: MGPFPRAKGDLHYVLVSIDYMTKWAEAKAMRTINHQDCIKFMDSIVMRFGISMKAFIAHPQGNGQVEVTNRTILRDLEKRLEESKKNWPDELPKVLWSYRTTSRTGTGETPFKLAYGSKARLPVEIRSPSHRVVNFDEVLNIEGLKTNLELMDEVRDRAVKMMESYKEKTKLYFAKKEKIREYEMGDLVLRHTEASDPTNQGKLQPNWEGSYMVKEVLRPGTYKLSYLSGSEVPNTWHGARLRKFYQ, from the exons ATGGGTCCTTTTCCCCGGGCAAAAGGAGATCTGCATTACGTGTTGGTGTCAATTGATTATATGACTAAGTGGGCAGAAGCCAAGGCCATGAGAACCATCAATCATCAAGACTGCATCAAATTCATGGATTCAATTGTGATGAGATTTGGGATTTCAATG AAAGCGTTTATAGCCCATCCACAAGGAAATGGACAAGTAGAGGTCACCAACAGGACCATACTCCGAGACTTGGAAAAGAGGTTGGAAGAGTCTAAGAAGAACTGGCCAGACGAGCTCCCGAAGGTCTTATGGTCTTACAGAACCACCTCCCGGACTGGAACCGGTGAAACTCCATTTAAGCTCGCCTACGGCAGTAAGGCCCGACTACCGGTGGAAATCAGATCCCCCTCCCACAGAGTGGTCAATTTTGACGAAGTCTTAAACATTGAAGGCCTCAAGACCAACCTGGAGCTCATGGACGAAGTAAGAGATCGGGCTGTAAAAATGATGGAAAGCTATAAAGAAAAGACAAAGCTCTACTTCGCCAAAAAAGAAAAAATCAGAGAGTATGAAATGGGAGATTTGGTACTTCGGCACACCGAGGCTTCGGACCCAACCAACCAAGGGAAGCTACAACCCAATTGGGAAGGGTCCTATATGGTTAAGGAAGTGCTCCGCCCAGGGACCTACAAGCTAAGCTATCTCAGCGGGTCCGAAGTCCCAAATACTTGGCACGGAGCCCGCCTGAGGAAGTTTTACCAGTAA